In Leptolyngbya sp. NIES-2104, the genomic window CTTTTATTCCTGAATAATTTTTGCATAAGTTGCTGTTCTAGCTACCCACTAATAGTATAGATGGAACCAACAGTTCCTTCGTTCATGCTCACATACAAAGGTATTCCACCATGTTGAGAAACTTAAAGACCCCTCTGAAAAGTATTGCTGTTTTGTCTTTTGTGCTCTTGGCTGCTCCTTTTATCAAACCTGATACTGCACTAGCAGGTGGTTTTAAAAGCTCATGCCGAAGTGCAATGCTACAGGAGGGCGGTGCTTGGTTGACAGCAGTTTGTGCACAGACAGATGGTGCGGTGACTCGATCTCGATTGAGAATTTCAGATCACATTGCCAACCGCAATGGTGTTTTAGCATGGGGCGGTGGTGGTTTCACCAGTTCTTGTCGCGCGATTAGTTTCGTCAATGGCGAGAAGTTGCTTGCTCAATGTGGAAACGGTAGAGGAGGCTGGCGATCCACTGCTATTATTCTTAATGACAAAATTAGTAATCAAGATGGTGTTTTGGCGGTTGATCGTTAAACTTCTAACTTGATTTAGGTTAGGCACCAACCGTAACACCAATCGGCACGGTGCTTAACTTCCAATGCCACATACAACACAGAGTCTTGCCAATTAGCGGGAATTCGGCGAATCAGCCTAAGAGGGTGTTTGAAAAGTATAAAAAGTCTCTTCGCTCTCGTTTGACTCCCGCCCTGAAATGAATTTCGGGCTAACCGTGGAAAGTCTACTGAAGTAGACTGGGAGCTAGTTTCAAGTTCTTAGTCCATTTCAATGGACTTGCGCCGATTAGCCCGAAATTCATTTCAGGGCGGGTTACGGCAACAACGATTACTTTTCAAACATCCTCTAAAGTCGAACATGTTTTTGGTAGCGGGATCATGACGACGGACGGTAAATTACTGCGCTCAACCAGCCTGAACGCGGTCAACCTTCAGTTAAGCTTGAAGTAACTGACTTAACAATCTGTTTCATCGTGCCCAAATTACAGCTTAAGTTGAGTCAATGCTCAAAGTTGGGAGCTGATCCAGAATGAAACTTACTGCTTTCCGCAGAACATCTGCACAAGATGAATTTTTCGAGATTTTCCAAAGAGAGTTGAGGCATTAATGAAAATGGATAGCGGCAAATCTGTATTTCGCCAAGTGAAACGACGAGAATTTTTGAGGGGAGTGAGTTTATTCACTGCCTCTACTGCTGTAACGGGATCGCTTAGCAAAATTCAAGCAGGAGCAGCCATCGCTCAAGTTCCTGCGTCCCAGGCAAGCAAGGGTTTAGCATCCAAAGCTTACCAAGTTCGAGTCATGTGTGCTAAAGCCATTCGCAGCGAGATGCCTGAGCATCCGACGAATGGTGACGAAGCGAAATATGCCAATAAGATCGCGAGTGATACAAGAGGATTGCCACACAATCAACGCGGCGAAGTTGATCTAAACGCTTATCGTACTTACATCAATGCGCTGAAGTCCGGCAACCCTGATGACTTTGAAGCGATCGTACTGGGCGGCAAACAAAAGCTATCGCAGCCATTAGGTCCGTTAGCAGTCAGCTTAACCGGATTAAACGTGAGTCAGATTCCAGTTCCAGCGCCTGCCACACTCGATAGTGCAGAACAAGCTGTTGAATATATTGAACTTGCTTGGCAAGCCTTGTTGAAGGATGTTCCGTTTAGCGAGTATCAAAATGATACGAATCATCCGCTGATTCTTGCTGCCGTTAAAGAGCTAAACCAGCTTTCAGCCTATCGAGGTCCGAAGGAAAAAGATCGGATTACTCCTCAAACGCTACTTCGAGGTAGCGCGAACTATCTTTCTGCAAAAGGGACTAGCACAACTAGCCCACCTGGAGTTAATGTTGGTCCTTATATTTCTCAGTTCTTGCTATTAAGTGTTCCACTGGGAACACAATACATTGTGCAACAGAATCGAATTCCTGCTGCAACGGGTGAAAATAGCTTTCTCGTTGATTATGATGAATGGCTATCGATTCAAAACGGTGGCTCAACTGACCGCAAAATCAAGTTCGATTCTGCTCGTCGCTATCTCTTGAATCAGCGCGACTTAGCCCAAGTGGTCAATACGACTCCTCCAGTTTACATCAATGCCGCCTGGATTCTTCTCACAAAGCCTGACCCATCTGATCCGTTCAGTGGCGGCATCGGTGCGCCCTACAATCCGAGTAATCCTTATAACCAGTCAAAAACTCAATCAGGCGGCGCTGCAACCTTTGGAGCGGCATATAGTCGAGCTTTAGTTGCCGCGATCGCACCTTACACGGTTCGAGCAGCTTACTGGCAGAAGTACTACGTGCATCGTCGCCTCCGACCCGAAGCTTATGCAGGACTAATTCATCAAAATCGCGTCAATCAGACGAACTACCCACTGCATAAAGATGTCTTTAGTTCAGAAGCAGTCGATCGTTTATTCAGCGCCAACAAGACCTGTCTGTTGCCCCAAGCTTATCCAAGCGGCTCACCATTCTATTCTTCTTACACTGGAGGCGTGGCTGCGATCGCAGGGGCGAGCGTGACAATTCTCAAAGCATTGTTTGATGAGAATTTTGTTATTCCTAATCCTGTTATGCTTGATCCGAATGATCCCACAAAGCTAATTCCGTACAAGGGCGAACCGCTGACGGTCGGTGGGGAACTGAACAAATTAGCAACCAACCTTGGACAAGGGCGATCGGCGGCTGGAATTCACTGGCGGAGCGATACGGCGGCATCTCTAGTCCAAGGAGAAGCGATCGCGATTAGCATTCTAAGAGATGAAAAGCGAACCTTTCGGGAGAAATTTGAGGGCTTTACCTTCACGAAGTTTGACGGCACAAAAGTCAAAATTTAATTGGAACTAGCTACAGCCTCAAGAATCACGATCGCATTTGCACTACCAAAAAACTCGGCGTTGCTGAATGAGAGTATGAATCAGGTTGGCACAGGCACACCCCGAAATTTGAGGATGATGGACTTTGGTCACTCGTTCAATTGTCCGAAAGCCCAAGCCATGCTGACTTGAATTCATACTCCTATTACGCAATGCCCTTCAACGCAGCTTAGAGATGAACTACTCCGCGCTACTTCATTGAGCGCGGAGTTTCTGTCGCTTCACCTGAGCTAGTAGTTCACCAGTTAAATCTGATGGGAAGGTGGGGAGTGGGGAGGTGGGGAGCAATCTGAATGAGGATTCTCCCCACTCCCTACTCCCTACCCCGCAAAATCAATGCGTTTGACTACTAGTTGCCTCATGCTTCCGCAATTGGTAGAGCTAGACTCTTTTGAATCGAGTCGCAGTAGAAAGCGCTTCTTCTGACTCAGGCGTACGGTATTCCGGTGTTCAGCACAGGCTGAATATTTTGATCCGAGGTTAAAACAACCAGCAAATTGTTCACCATCATGGCTTTGCGCTCTTCGTCTAGATTCACAATTTGCTCCTCACTCAATCGTTTTAAAGCTTCGTCAACCATTCCAACTGCACCTTCAACAATCTGGCGACGCGCATCAATAATTGCCTGTGCTTGTTGCCGTCGCAGCATAACTTGAGCCACTTCTGGCGCATAAGCAAGATGCGACAAACGCGCCTCCAATACTTCAACGCCTGCGATCGTGAGTCGTGCCTGTAATTCCTCGCGTAGTGCCTGCATAATTTCGTCAGGAGCGCCGCGTAGAGAAGGGGTTGCAGTCTCAGCATCGTAAGGATAACGCAGGGCAAGCGATCGGATTGCAGCTTCGCTTTGGGTTGCTACAAACTGCTCATAGTTGTCCACCGCAAAGCGAGATTGGGCAGAATCTTGAACCTGCCACACAACTACGGCAGAAATCTCGATCGGGCTACCCTGCGCTTCGTTGACTTTCAAAATTTTGCTATCAAAGTTGCGAATGCGAAGCGATACTTTTCGCATCCCAACAAATGGATTTGTCCACCAAAATCCAGCTTCTCGGACACTGCCAACATAGCTTCCGAAGAAGGTCAAAACCACTGCTTCGTTCGGCTCAAGTGTAAAGAATCCCGAAATTGAGGGAATCACGAGAATCAATAAACCAACGACAATCCAAGAAATGACTTCTGGAACGCTGAGAGAACTGTTCAGGTTATTCAGTCTAGCAGTTAGAGCCTGCAACGGCTCAAGCAATCCTTCAATGCGCCAGATTGCAACTCCCGCGATCACTCCTCCGATTGCCAATGTCAGAAAGCCATTGACCTTAAACGCCGAGAATTCTTGAATCGATTTCATGAGAAGTGTCCTAATTAATCCTAGAGTGATACTACTTTGAGAACAAAAATCACAGAGCGACTAACCTATCCAGAGACTGAATGATGATTCGTGAATCAATCTGTCAAGCGAATTGAGGACTGTTACGGTGTGCGTCAACTAACTGTAAAAACACCGTTTCAAGATCCAGCTTAATTAATTCGTTGGTAATCAGTGTCAAATCGCGATCGGATGCCAAGTGAGTAATGGCGCGTTGAATCTGTGGAACTGCGTTTTCTTCTGCCTGCACGGTATAGACCGCTCGATTTTCGGTTTGTTCAATCAATGAGCAATCAATGACATGGGGAATTCGTCGCAGTGCTGCCGCTACTTGAGAATTTGTCTCTGAAAACGTCACGCGCAGACTGCCGCGATTAAAGCTGTTTAAAAGTTGCTCAGTGGGTGCAGTCGCGATGAGTTGTCCTTGATTGAGGATTGCAACAAAATCACTTAAGCGCTGAACATCTTCGAGAATGTGCGTGGAGTAGAAAACGGTTGTTTCCCCGCGCAAATCGCGCATCAGTTCTAGCACTTCTGCACGTCCGATCGCGTCCATCGCTGATACAGGCTCATCCAGGATCAAGACTGCGGGTTGACCGATCAACGCCTGAGCAATTCCCAATCGTTGCCGCATTCCGCCTGAATAGGTTCGACAAGCCCGATCCCTCGCGTGAGCAATTCCAACTCGTTCGAGTAAATGATCAATGCGATGTTTTGAGGCTTTTTCTGGATGAAAACTCGCTGCATACTCTAGCACTTCTCGACCCGTCATCCAGCCATAGAATCTTGGCTGTTGAGCAATGTAACCGAGGTGACGACGATGTAATCCTGCTGATGTCACTGGAACCCCGTTGATGCTGGCACTGCCGCTTGTCGCTCGACTCAGACCCGCTAGAATTTGGATCGTGGTTGTTTTTCCAGCACCATTGGGCCCGAGAAATCCAAAGATTGAACCGTGCGGCACTTCCAAGCTGAGATCTTTAAGGACAGTTAGCTTACCGTATTGCTTCGTGAGGTTCCGAATTGAAATTGCGTTAGACATGGTTTTGAAATTTATGAAGAGAACTCTTTGCGATCGAATACCCAACCCGCTGTAATCGTCATTACAGTCATGTAAGCTAGGTAAATTAGGAATTTGGTCAGGTTAAACGAGCCTTCGGGTGTGATAAATCCTTCAATTGCGTTGGTTGGATAGTAAGGCGCGATCGCGGTAAAAAGTGGCTGATTTCCAGCGATTTCAAAACTTAAGATACCGATTCCAACCGCAATCAGAAATACAGCACACGCGCCGATCGCGGCTTGATCTTTTAACAGCAATCCAAACAGCAAACAAAACAACACCCAAAACCCAATTGGCAATAGTGCAAGCACATTTATTAACAAAACAATAGACATAGAAAATGGAGCGAATCCAAGCCCGATCGCAGCGACAAACAATGCTATTGAATTTGCTAAAACAACTGCAATCAACCAAATCGCAACGGTGTTCACTAACCACTTCGCCAACAGCAATGCAGGACGAGAAAGCGGCTTTGTCAAGTTCCATGCCAATGTTCCAGCGTCTTGCTCTTTCGGAATCAGTCCGATCGAGAGCAGAATCGTTACAGCATAAACCCAAAGCTGAGTTGTAGAGAAAGCAGTTCCTGCAAAAACAAGATGCTCCCCACTCGCCACCTCTGAAGTGATGTTTAATGATCCTTGACCGAACATTTTAACAAGCAGAACAGCGCCAATGCTGAACATCAAAGGAGCGAGAATGAGAACAGCGATCGCGCTCTTTTTGCGTTTCCATTCCTGAAGTTCTTTGCGAAAGAACGGCACAAAGCCAAGTAATAGAACTGTGCGATTAAGTTCAAGAGATCTAAACTTCATAAGAATACCTTGAGAATCTGAGAGAATTTTTATTTTGTAGATTGAACGATGCCATTAACAATTCGACGACAGACATCACCCTCTCTAGTATTGAAATCGAGATAATCCTGTGCGTCTTGAGCACTCACTTTGATTGTTTGAACTTGCGTTGAACCGAATTTTTCAGCCTGATTAAGAGGTAAAACTTTGGCGGTTACGGCAGTATCTACCACTTCACAAATGCCTTTCAGGGCACCCGCCGTTTTGCCACTCGAACTGCCTGGAACATAGCCTAACCTACCCCCAATGAACAATCCAACCAGCCCGGAAAGAAAAACTACTACGATCGTTTTCATAAGAGGTGTCCTACCTGTTAAAAGAGAATCAACTAAGCTCGATTAATGCCTTTACGAAGCTGTTTACAAGCTTCTCCAGCATTCGGTGTGTCAAATTCAAGCCATGCTTTGATCTGATCTGCATTCTGATCCTTCGCAGCTTCTTTGACCATGACAGTCCCAATTTTCTCGGCTTGTGCAGGAGTGATTAGTTTTTGATTTGCCGCAGCATCGATCGCTGCACAGGCTTCTATTGCAGAACTCTGATGAACACTCACAAAAAAACCGCCCAGGTATCCACCTGCAAAGCCGATTCCAGTTCCCAATACTGCGAAAAATGTTCCAGATATCAACG contains:
- a CDS encoding CVNH domain-containing protein, with the translated sequence MLRNLKTPLKSIAVLSFVLLAAPFIKPDTALAGGFKSSCRSAMLQEGGAWLTAVCAQTDGAVTRSRLRISDHIANRNGVLAWGGGGFTSSCRAISFVNGEKLLAQCGNGRGGWRSTAIILNDKISNQDGVLAVDR
- a CDS encoding ABC transporter ATP-binding protein, which produces MSNAISIRNLTKQYGKLTVLKDLSLEVPHGSIFGFLGPNGAGKTTTIQILAGLSRATSGSASINGVPVTSAGLHRRHLGYIAQQPRFYGWMTGREVLEYAASFHPEKASKHRIDHLLERVGIAHARDRACRTYSGGMRQRLGIAQALIGQPAVLILDEPVSAMDAIGRAEVLELMRDLRGETTVFYSTHILEDVQRLSDFVAILNQGQLIATAPTEQLLNSFNRGSLRVTFSETNSQVAAALRRIPHVIDCSLIEQTENRAVYTVQAEENAVPQIQRAITHLASDRDLTLITNELIKLDLETVFLQLVDAHRNSPQFA
- a CDS encoding SPFH domain-containing protein; protein product: MKSIQEFSAFKVNGFLTLAIGGVIAGVAIWRIEGLLEPLQALTARLNNLNSSLSVPEVISWIVVGLLILVIPSISGFFTLEPNEAVVLTFFGSYVGSVREAGFWWTNPFVGMRKVSLRIRNFDSKILKVNEAQGSPIEISAVVVWQVQDSAQSRFAVDNYEQFVATQSEAAIRSLALRYPYDAETATPSLRGAPDEIMQALREELQARLTIAGVEVLEARLSHLAYAPEVAQVMLRRQQAQAIIDARRQIVEGAVGMVDEALKRLSEEQIVNLDEERKAMMVNNLLVVLTSDQNIQPVLNTGIPYA
- a CDS encoding ABC transporter permease subunit, coding for MKFRSLELNRTVLLLGFVPFFRKELQEWKRKKSAIAVLILAPLMFSIGAVLLVKMFGQGSLNITSEVASGEHLVFAGTAFSTTQLWVYAVTILLSIGLIPKEQDAGTLAWNLTKPLSRPALLLAKWLVNTVAIWLIAVVLANSIALFVAAIGLGFAPFSMSIVLLINVLALLPIGFWVLFCLLFGLLLKDQAAIGACAVFLIAVGIGILSFEIAGNQPLFTAIAPYYPTNAIEGFITPEGSFNLTKFLIYLAYMTVMTITAGWVFDRKEFSS
- a CDS encoding vanadium-dependent haloperoxidase, with the protein product MKMDSGKSVFRQVKRREFLRGVSLFTASTAVTGSLSKIQAGAAIAQVPASQASKGLASKAYQVRVMCAKAIRSEMPEHPTNGDEAKYANKIASDTRGLPHNQRGEVDLNAYRTYINALKSGNPDDFEAIVLGGKQKLSQPLGPLAVSLTGLNVSQIPVPAPATLDSAEQAVEYIELAWQALLKDVPFSEYQNDTNHPLILAAVKELNQLSAYRGPKEKDRITPQTLLRGSANYLSAKGTSTTSPPGVNVGPYISQFLLLSVPLGTQYIVQQNRIPAATGENSFLVDYDEWLSIQNGGSTDRKIKFDSARRYLLNQRDLAQVVNTTPPVYINAAWILLTKPDPSDPFSGGIGAPYNPSNPYNQSKTQSGGAATFGAAYSRALVAAIAPYTVRAAYWQKYYVHRRLRPEAYAGLIHQNRVNQTNYPLHKDVFSSEAVDRLFSANKTCLLPQAYPSGSPFYSSYTGGVAAIAGASVTILKALFDENFVIPNPVMLDPNDPTKLIPYKGEPLTVGGELNKLATNLGQGRSAAGIHWRSDTAASLVQGEAIAISILRDEKRTFREKFEGFTFTKFDGTKVKI